Part of the Nitrosophilus alvini genome, CTTTCAAAACATGCAGGGGCACTACTTTGCACCCGTCTACTTCTATCGGATCTATCCTTGTTAGTCCCACATTGTCGAGGACTTTCAGGTGTGTAAGATAGCTTTCGCTGAATGTCATCCAAAATCTTATTCTTTTGAGCCCTTTTATATGTTTTACCAGAGACTCTTCCTCTTCATGATATAGAAGATAGCTCTCTTTGGGACCGATTTTAGGATAGTCCCAGACCATTTTTATCTCCATAGGTTCTGTCTCTATCCATTTTCCATTTTCCCAGTATTTACCTTTTGAGTTGACCTCTCTTATGTTGATTTCCGGATTGAAATTTGTTGCAAAGGCGTATCCGTGGTCTCCTGCATTGCAGTCCAAAATATCTATATAGTGGATTTCGTCAAAATAGTGTTTTTGAGCATAGGCAACGAAAACGTTTGTAACTCCAGGATCAAATCCGCTTCCCAGAAGTCCCATGATATCTCTTTGCCTGAATGGCTCGTGTAGCGCCCACTGCTCTTTGTATTCGAATTTTGCCGTATCGGGATGTTCATAATTTGCAGTATCAAGGTAATCAACTCTTGTTTCCATACAAGCTTCCATAATTGTCAGGTCTTGATACGGAAGCGCTACGTTAATCACAATATCGGGTTTTACAAGAGTTATCAAATCTATCAGTTCATTTACATTGTCCGCATCGACTCTTGCAACTTCTATATCTTTGTTATATTTTATTTTGATTTCTTGCTGTATCTCCTCACATTTTGCCAGTGTTCTGCTGGCAAGTACTATTCTTTCAAAAATATCGCTGTTTTGGGCACATTTATGCGCTACAACTCTTCCAACGCCGCCTGCGCCTATAATGAGTGCTGTTTTCATATTGTAATCCTTGATGAAATTTTCTGAAAATTATAGCA contains:
- a CDS encoding saccharopine dehydrogenase family protein, with product MKTALIIGAGGVGRVVAHKCAQNSDIFERIVLASRTLAKCEEIQQEIKIKYNKDIEVARVDADNVNELIDLITLVKPDIVINVALPYQDLTIMEACMETRVDYLDTANYEHPDTAKFEYKEQWALHEPFRQRDIMGLLGSGFDPGVTNVFVAYAQKHYFDEIHYIDILDCNAGDHGYAFATNFNPEINIREVNSKGKYWENGKWIETEPMEIKMVWDYPKIGPKESYLLYHEEEESLVKHIKGLKRIRFWMTFSESYLTHLKVLDNVGLTRIDPIEVDGCKVVPLHVLKALLPDPASLGPRTKGKTNIGVVCEGIKEGKRRKIYIYNICQHEKAYEEVYSQCISYTTGVPAMIGAKLMLEKRWHKPGVWNMEQFDPDPFMEELMKQGLPWEVIEMDPDETREC